One genomic window of Thermococcus indicus includes the following:
- a CDS encoding Mrp/NBP35 family ATP-binding protein codes for MTIKAPTLNIGGLGADPLTQRINEKQEKWTYKIAVLSGKGGVGKSTVAVNLAAALAKKGYFVGILDADIHGPNVAKMLGVDRAEVLAEKMEDGRFEMIPPMNDFLGQTTPIKVMSMGFLVPEDQPIIWRGSLVTKAIKQLLGDVNWGSLDFMIIDFPPGTGDEILTVTQSLKLDAAVIVTTPQEVALLDTGKAVNMMKKMEVPYVAVVENMSYLICPHCGGEIDIFGKGGGKKLAEKEGVDFLGGIPIDLKAREASDAGIPIVLYEDTVAAKAFMEIVDKLVEKLEAMKADESKAE; via the coding sequence ATGACGATCAAAGCTCCCACACTCAACATAGGAGGACTGGGCGCTGACCCGCTCACCCAGAGGATAAACGAGAAGCAGGAGAAGTGGACGTACAAGATAGCCGTCCTGAGCGGCAAGGGCGGCGTCGGCAAGAGCACCGTGGCGGTTAACCTCGCCGCGGCCCTGGCAAAGAAGGGCTACTTCGTTGGAATACTCGACGCGGACATACACGGGCCGAACGTCGCCAAGATGCTCGGCGTTGACAGGGCAGAGGTTCTGGCCGAGAAGATGGAGGACGGCAGGTTCGAGATGATACCGCCTATGAACGACTTCCTCGGACAGACGACCCCGATAAAGGTCATGAGCATGGGCTTCCTGGTTCCGGAGGACCAGCCGATAATCTGGCGCGGAAGCCTCGTCACCAAAGCCATCAAGCAGCTCCTCGGCGACGTCAACTGGGGCTCCCTCGACTTCATGATAATAGACTTCCCGCCCGGAACCGGCGACGAGATACTGACCGTCACGCAGAGCCTCAAGCTCGACGCCGCGGTTATCGTCACCACCCCGCAGGAGGTCGCTTTGCTCGACACGGGCAAGGCGGTTAACATGATGAAGAAGATGGAAGTGCCCTACGTGGCCGTCGTCGAGAACATGAGCTACCTCATCTGCCCGCACTGCGGCGGCGAGATAGACATCTTCGGCAAGGGCGGCGGGAAGAAGCTCGCCGAGAAGGAAGGCGTTGACTTCCTCGGCGGCATACCCATAGACCTCAAGGCCAGGGAGGCAAGCGACGCTGGCATACCCATAGTCCTCTACGAGGACACTGTTGCCGCCAAGGCCTTCATGGAGATAGTGGACAAGCTCGTCGAGAAGCTCGAAGCGATGAAGGCGGACGAATCCAAAGCAGAGTAA